Part of the Thermodesulfobacteriota bacterium genome is shown below.
CGTCGGAAAAGCAAAGCGCCACGCCCGCCTCCCGGCGGTACACGGCCTGGCCCGGCCCCAGCGGTAGCTCCGCCGGATCGAGGGCAAACGCTTGCGGATGGGCCAGAAACTCCGGGGCATAGACGAAGGCTCCTTCCCCGGACTCGGGATCGCACACGGTCTGCCCGGCGCGAAGTCGCTGCCCGTCTGGGAGCGTCACCCACACGGCAAGCCCGATCACGGAGCCGCCCTCCGGGTACGCGCCCGCTGACGCCGGGGGCGTTGCTCGGCCTCCCAGCGGGCGAACAGATCCCTCGGCGGCGCGAGCACGCCCGAGAGATCCTCGAGCCGGCCGAGCACGGCGAGCGCCTCGGCGAGCACACCCAGGCCGACCGCGGGGTCTCCCTGCTCAAGCTTTCGCAAGGTCGGCACGCTCACCGCCAGACGCAGGGCAAACCGGTGCTGTGGCTCGTTTCGGGCCAAGCGCGCCTGGCGAAGCCGCGCACCGAGCGCCCGCAGGGCGGCTTGGGTGTCTTCGGAAAACATCGTTTCCAGTATAGCCGCTGATTGGCGCTTACGAAAGCGATGATTTCCGAAAAGACGAATGGCGTGCTGGTTCGGGAGTGGGCGCGGCTCCGGTCAAAGGCCCGGCGCCTGGAGCGCCCGTGTGCGTCCTACCGCGACGCCGTGGGGGAAGTGCGCCAGGTGCTTCGCCGGCTCCTGGACGAGGGGCGCGGGGTGGACTTGGGCGAGAGCACCGTCGCGTCACCGTCGCGTCACCGTCGCGGCGAGCGCCTACCCGGACCAGTGCTCTTGGTGGGGCAAAGTCCGGCGCGACGCCTGTCCGTAGCCGACGGCATTACCGAGGCCCTGGGCCATGCCCCTGTACCGCGTGGACATCTCCACCCTGGTCTCAAAGTACATCGGGGAGACGGAGAAGAACCTCGACCGGGTCTTCGCCCGGGCGGCGGCGTCAGGTCCCGTGCTCCTTCTTGACGAGGCCGACGCCCTGCTTGGCAGGCGCACAAGCGTCAGGGACAGCCACGACCGCTACGCCGACCAGGGAGTCGGCCACCTCCTGGCGCGGGTGGATGCATACGACGGGGTCGTGATCCTGGCAGCGAACAGGGAAGAGGGTGTCGATCCGGAGCTCGCGCGGCGGGTCAGATGGACGCTCAGCGTTGGGGGAGGCTGAGGCGGCAGTGCGGCGGCTTCCCCGAGGGCACGACTTCAGGTGGGCACAGCGTGTTGATCTCCTCTCTGTCAGTCGCAGTGCAGCCGGCCTCCGGGATGGTGAGGGCGACGGGCATCAGGCTGGGTCCGGCGCCGTCCGAAGGGTGGTTTCGCTGGCTGGAAATATGGCTGGAAAGAGCCTCGCCGGGACGGAAAAACGGGCACCCAGACCGTGGTCTAAGTGCCCGTTTTCATTGGCTGGTAGCGGGGGCAGGACTTGAACCTGCAACCTTCGGGTTATGAGCCCGACGAGCTACCAAATTGCTCCACCCCGCGACAGGAGGGCGCATTATACGCGCCTTCGCGCTGCTGTCAAGGGCTGGCCAACACCTGGATCCACCGCCTGGGTGGCGAGCGGGGTCCGGGAG
Proteins encoded:
- a CDS encoding helix-turn-helix domain-containing protein, whose translation is MFSEDTQAALRALGARLRQARLARNEPQHRFALRLAVSVPTLRKLEQGDPAVGLGVLAEALAVLGRLEDLSGVLAPPRDLFARWEAEQRPRRQRARTRRAAP
- a CDS encoding AAA family ATPase, with translation MPLYRVDISTLVSKYIGETEKNLDRVFARAAASGPVLLLDEADALLGRRTSVRDSHDRYADQGVGHLLARVDAYDGVVILAANREEGVDPELARRVRWTLSVGGG